The genomic segment GTTATAGACACACGCACCTTCGCACAAAACATCAACGGGACACGCTTTTGCACACGTGAGCGCAATCCAATTCGATTGTAAAATTGTTTTCGCCGAACCTTTCATATTTTCCGTCGCAATTTTTTTGATGAACGTAGAAATATCAATATGTGTCGGACACGCTTTCATACACGGCGAATCGAAGCAATACAAACAGCGATTTGCTTCGGCGGTTGCTTGGTTTTTTGTGAACGCAGGTTTGAGTTCTGCGAAATTACTTTCGTATTGTTCGTGAGAGAGTTTTGGAGCTAAATTCATTTTAGAAAATCATTTGAAAAATTTTACATTTTATATTTTACATTGAGCATTGAAGAAACAATCTAAAATCTAAAATGTAAAATATAAAATCAATAAATATTCGTCTCTCGTTTCTTTCCTGTAAAATCAATATACACGGTTTTTATTTCGGTGTAGAAATCAAACACTTCCGTTCCTTGTTCGCGTGGACCGATGCCGGTTGATTTGCTTCCACCAAATGGTGCTTGTGCTTCTCCGCCAATCGTAGCAGAGTTGATATGCACTTTTCCCACTTCACTCATTTCTGCGAAGCGCATAATTTTTGCAATGTCGTGAGAATACAGCGACGCAGACAAACCGAACTTTACACCGTTTGCAATTTCTACTGCATCATCAAAATTCTTCGCGCGAATAATCGAAATCACCGGACCAAAAATTTCTTCTTGCGCTATTCTCATTTGCGGCGTAACGTTATCGAACAATGTCGGCTCGACAAAATATCCATTTGCAAAATCTCCATTCGTCAATCGTTTTCCGCCTTTGAGCAAATGCGCGCCATCTTGTTTACCGATATCAATGTAATTCAATACCGTTTTCATTTGTCCTTCATCAACGCTTGGTCCCATATCGGTTTCAGATTTTATTCCATCGCCGACTTTGAAATTTTCCAATCGCTTCAACATCAATTCGGTAAATTGAGCCGCTACACTTTCTTCTACTATCAAACGACTTGCTGCAGTGCATCGTTGTCCCGTGGAACCGAATCCACCGAGTATTGCTCCTTCAACAGCAAGACTCAGATCTGCATCTGCAAGAATGACGAGAGGATTTTTTCCACCCATTTCGCATTGCACTCGAATTCCACGACGTGATGCTTGTTCATACAATCCGCAACCAATTTCATTGGAACCTGTGAAAGAAATTCCGTGAACATCTTTGTTATTGACAATCTCATCACCGACAACGCTTCCGTTTCCAAAAACCAAATTTAAAACTCCCGGTGGAAATCCCGCTTCTTCAAATATCTCGACAATCTTTACGGCAGAAAGCGGCGTGTTCGTAGCGGGTTTGAACACAACTGTATTTCCAGCAACGAGTGCAGGTGCAATTTTCCACAACGGAATTGCATTCGGAAAATTCCATGGAGTAATCAATCCCATCACACCAAGCGGTTGACGAATTGTATAAATAAATGTGTTTGGAAGTTCGGAAGGAATTGTTTTTCCGTTAAGACGACGACCTTCGCCGGCTGTAAATTCCATTATGTTAATCGCTCGCTGAATTTCCCCGCGCGCTTCTCGAAGAATTTTTCCTTCTTCTTTCGTGAGCGCAATTGCAACGTCTTCAATGCGTTCCTGCAATAATCTCATCGCTTGAAACATCATCTTTCCGCGCACAGGTGATGGCGTGGTTTTCCATTTGTGAAACGCTTCTTTCGCGTACGCAATTGCTTCTTTTGTTTCTTCGCGTGTGGAAAGGGGAGTGTGGCACAACACTTCATTTGTGTTTGCAGGATTGATGTTCGGCGTAGTTTTTCCGCTCGAAGAGGAAACCCATTTTCCGTTGATGTAGTTTTTCAGTGTGGGGATTTCTTTTGACGTTATTTGCATTATCAGGTATTAGGTAAAAGGTTTTAGATTCTAGAAAGTGAAAATATTTTTCACATTGATTTTCGTTCCATTGATCACCATCGAAGTAATTTTTTCTTTTTCAGAAAATACTTTTCCAGCAGAATATCATTTTTCTTCAAGAACAAATTGTATTACTACTTTCTTTCCTGCGGCTTGGCGTCTTCGCGTGAGCAATCAATTTTATTTCATCAAAATCATTCTTTTCGTTTCCGAAAAATTCTTTGTTTGCAAACGATAGAAATACATTCCGCTTGGATATGGCGCAGCATTCCATTCGATGGAGTACGTTCCTGCTTGTAATTCTTTTTGTATTAGCGTAAAAACTTCTTCTCCGAGCAGATTAAATATTTTCAGCGTTACAAATTCATCCGATGGAATTCCGAATGTAAATTTTGTAACCGGATTGAACGGATTCGGATAATTTTGTTCGAGGAACAATGCAGCCGGAATTTCATCCAGCCGATTTTCTGAAACTGACACAAGCCCGGAATCCGTTCGCATCGTTATCGCAAGTAAACCCAAAACTCCGGTTGAGCCAATGACTGTTCCCGTTCCTGTTGATGGATTGATGTGAATAAGATTATTGATGGATGTTCCCGAACCCTTTAGTCCATACAAATTTCCGAATGCATCGAATGTCAACGACGGGGTAATTTGATTATCTCCCGTATTTCCGATGAGCGTTACTTGCCCGTTTGTGGTGTTTACCGTATAAATTTTATCTCTTCCGGAAATTGGCGGACGAACAGATGCGAATAATAATTGGTTTGCCGGTTGGAATGAAAATCCGGAATAAAACATATTTGAAGCATTACCGATAAATAAATCTTCGCCGGTTTGTTCGTTGATGGTAAATAAATCCCCGCTCGTTGTTCCTGCAAACAATGTCCCGTCATTGCGGAATGCAATTGCACGAAGATTGGGAATCGCTAATGTTGCAGAAGGAATTACTTCGCCGTACATACTGCTGACACGGTATAAAATTGAAGACGATGAATTTGTCCGTATGCCAAATAGTTCTTTGCTTGTTGGATGAATTGCGAGTCCGTGAAGTTCGCCAACCGTTAATGCGCCGACTTCTGTTCCGGTTCCGGTGCTTGTATTGAGGGAGTAGAGCGTACCGGTGTTTGATGCCGCATATAATTTCCCGACGTCCGCTTTTCCAATATGAACACCTTTACCTGTTAGGTAAATTTTGGAGATGGGCGCATTGGGGTCGTTGCTTGTTATCGAAATTGTATCGAATGTTTCTCCATGGATTTCGGGAGAGAACGAAATTTTGAATTCTACGTTTTCATCAAACGCCAAATGAACCGGAAACGTTGGAAGGTCGAGAAGCTGAAATTGCGCAGATATATTTGTTATGGATGAAACGGACAGTGTTTCTGCTCCGACATTTCTAATCGTTGCTTCAATGGTGTCATGCGTAAAGGTTTCAACTTTTGAGAATACGAATTGTGATGGAG from the Ignavibacteria bacterium genome contains:
- a CDS encoding dihydropyrimidine dehydrogenase produces the protein MNLAPKLSHEQYESNFAELKPAFTKNQATAEANRCLYCFDSPCMKACPTHIDISTFIKKIATENMKGSAKTILQSNWIALTCAKACPVDVLCEGACVYNERGEKPIEIGRLQRYAIDTYFANGMPKLFTPAPKNGKSVGIIGGGPSGLSCAAECALLGFDVTIYEAKEY
- a CDS encoding aldehyde dehydrogenase family protein, which translates into the protein MTSKEIPTLKNYINGKWVSSSSGKTTPNINPANTNEVLCHTPLSTREETKEAIAYAKEAFHKWKTTPSPVRGKMMFQAMRLLQERIEDVAIALTKEEGKILREARGEIQRAINIMEFTAGEGRRLNGKTIPSELPNTFIYTIRQPLGVMGLITPWNFPNAIPLWKIAPALVAGNTVVFKPATNTPLSAVKIVEIFEEAGFPPGVLNLVFGNGSVVGDEIVNNKDVHGISFTGSNEIGCGLYEQASRRGIRVQCEMGGKNPLVILADADLSLAVEGAILGGFGSTGQRCTAASRLIVEESVAAQFTELMLKRLENFKVGDGIKSETDMGPSVDEGQMKTVLNYIDIGKQDGAHLLKGGKRLTNGDFANGYFVEPTLFDNVTPQMRIAQEEIFGPVISIIRAKNFDDAVEIANGVKFGLSASLYSHDIAKIMRFAEMSEVGKVHINSATIGGEAQAPFGGSKSTGIGPREQGTEVFDFYTEIKTVYIDFTGKKRETNIY